The genomic DNA CTGACCGGCATCCTTGTCGCCGCCGCGCACCTTGCGCTGCAGGTTCGCCAGCCGCTTCTCGATGCTCTCCAGATCCGACAGCATCAGCTCCGTCTCGATCACCTCGGCATCGGAAACAGGATCGACGCGGCCTTCGACATGGGTGATGTCGTCATCCTCGAAACAGCGCAGCACATGGGCGATGGCATCGCACTCGCGGATGTTGGCCAAAAACTGGTTCCCCAGACCCTCACCCTTGGACGCACCCTTCACGAGTCCCGCGATATCCACGAAGGTCATCCGCGTCGGGATGATCTGCTTGCTGCCCGCGATCCCGGCCAGCTTGTCCAGCCGCGCATCGGGCACCGCCACGTCGCCCACGTTCGGCTCGATCGTGCAGAACGGAAAGTTCGCGGCCTGTGCCGCGGCCGTGCGCGTCAGCGCATTGAACAGCGTCGACTTGCCGACGTTCGGCAGCCCGACGATCCCCATCTTGAAGCCCATGACGCATCTCCTGACTGAATACCGCCCGGCCATAGCCCCGGCGCCCCGCCCGTGCAAGCCAAACGCTTTGGCCGCGGCCCGTTCCAGGCCATCCCGGCGCGATTTTCGCAATCAAACGCCAGACGTCCAGCCCGGACCTGGCCGTTCGTCGCGGCCCCCCGCAAAGCCGCGTTCACGTGCGACGCCGGCGTCTGCCGCACGGCCCTAACAGTCAGGCGCGTCAAGACAGGATCGGCGCCTGTTCCAAAACCGAGACAGCAGGCCCCTAGGCCGTGCGGTTGCGACCCTCGTAGATCAGGATCCAGGCCAGGATCACGAACATCGGGTGGGTCAGACCGCCGCTCAGCAGGATCGCCGGAATCCAGATCAGGAAGGTGATGATGGCCACGATGGGACGACCTGCGAATAGGATCGACAGAGGCGGGAGCAGCAGGGCAAGGATGTAATTCATGCCCCTGATATGGGCGTGACCGGCGGTATTTCAATTCCAGCCCCATTGCATTTGCGCGGTCCATCGCCCAGAAACGCCACGACCCATGAAAGATTGCGCCATGTCCCGTATCGACGCCAAATTCGCAGACCTGAACGCCCGCGGCCAGAAGGCCTTCGTCGCCTACGTGATGGCGGGCGATCCGACCTACGACACGAGCCTCGCCATCGTGAAAGGCCTGCCCGCCGCCGGCGTCGACATCATCGAACTGGGCCTGCCCTTCACCGACCCGATGGCCGACGGCACGACGATCCAGCTGGCGGGCCAGCGCGCCCTCGCGGGTCACATGACGCTGGACAAGACACTCGCCATCGCGCGGTCCTTGCGCGAAACCGACGACACCACGCCGATCGTCCTGATGGGGTACTACAACCCGATCTATTCCCGCGGCGTGCCGCTGTTCCTCGAACAGGCCAAGGCCGCCGGGATCGACGGCCTCATCATCGTCGACCTGCCCCCCGAAGAGGACGAGGAACTCTGCCTGCCCGCGCAGGCCGCCGGCCTGAACTTCATCCGCCTCGCCACGCCGACGACGGACGACAAGCGCCTGCCCAAGGTGCTCACGAACACCTCGGGCTTCCTCTACTACGTCTCGGTCACCGGTATCACCGGCACCGCCAGCGCCCAGACCGCCGACGTCGCCCCCGAAGTCGCGCGCATCAAGTCCCACACGGACCTGCCCGTCATCGTGGGCTTCGGGATCAAGACGCCGGAGGCCGCCCATGCCATCGCTGAGGTCGCCGACGGCGCCGTCGTGGGATCCGCCATCGTGGAAAAGATCGGGGCCGGAGAATCCGTCGCCGACGTCCTCGCCTTCGTCAAAACACTGGCCGACGGCTGCCACAGCGCCTGAGCGATATCCTCGCTTTTTCCAAAATACTCCGGGGGAGGTGCGCAGCACCGGGGGCAGCGCCCCCACAGCCGGTTTTTCGTCGAAAAACCGGCTAGCCGCGCCGTTTTGCGGCCCGCTTCAGCAGCATGTCGCGCTTCAGCTTCGTCAGTCGGTCGAAATACATCTGCCCCGCCAGATGGTCGATCTGGTGCTGCACGCTGACGGCCCAGAGGCCGACGAAATCGCGCTCGACCGTGGCACTGGCCTCGTCCATGAACCGCACCGTCACCGCCCGGGGCCGCTTCACCATGGCGCTCACCCCCGGCAGACAGGGGCTCGCTTCCTCATGGTCACGGAATTCCACGCTGGCGTGCAGGATTTCGGGATTGGCCATGCGCACCGCCTGACCGCGTGCCGTGCTGGCGTCGACCACCGCCAGCCGCAACGGCACGCCCAGCTGCACGGCGGCAAGCCCCACCCCCGGCATCGCCTCCATCACCGCGATCATGTCGGACCACAGCGCGCGGATCTCGTCAGTGATCTCGGCCACATCGGCGGCGGGTGTCCGCAGCACCGGATGCGGCCAAGGCACGACCGTCCGCATCACGGAAGGTCCACGTAATCGGTGCAAAGGATACCATCCAGATGGTCCCGTTCATGCTGCACGATCACCGCATCCGTCCCGTCAAAGTCGCCCTCGTGCACCCCGCCTTGCAAGTCCTGCCAGCGCAGCCGCACGGCCCGCGGGCGCGGCACGGCGACGGTCTGCTGCGGGATCGACAGGCAGGCTTCCTCGTTCACCACCAGCGCCGGGTCCGCCGTCAGGATCTCGGCGTTGATGAACACGCGCGGCGTATGATCACCCGTCTTCCAGGTCGCATCCATGACAAAGACGCGGGACAGAACGCCGATCTGCGGTGCGGCCAACCCGCGCCCGGGGGCCGCATACATCGCGGCAAACATCTCTTCGGTCAGCGCCGCGAGCGCTGCATCAAAGTGTGTCACAGGCGCGCAGATGGCCCGCAGGGCGTCGTGCGGCACGGTCAGAATGGGCCGCGTCACGCCCGCGCCCTTTCGCGCTTCAGCTTCTGCATCTTGCGCGTGATCATCTGCCGCCGCAGCGGCTTGAGGTAGTCGATGAACAGCTTGCCATCCAGATGGTCGATCTCGTGCTGCACGCAGGTCGCCCACAACCCGCTGAACCGCTCGGTCTGCGTGGCGCCCTCCAGATCCATCCAGCGCACCTCGACCTCCGCCGGGCGCTCCACGTCCGCATATTGCTCGGGGATCGACAAACACCCTTCCTCATAGGTGCTCAGCGCCTCGCTGACCCAGGTCACTTGCGGGTTCAGCAGGACCATGGGGCGCGCGGGCTGCGTCTCGTCCTTGACGCAGTCCATCACCAGCACGCGGCTCATCACGCCGACCTGTGGGGCGGCCAGACCGATGCCGGGCGCGTTGTACATCGTCTCCAGCATGTCGTCGGCCAGCGTCCGCAACTCTGCCGTGACGGCGCCGACGGGGTCCGTGACCTTTTTCAGGCGGGGATCGGGATGGATCAGGATGGGGCGTATTGTCATGCCCCCGATCTAGCCCCTGTCCCGCCGCTTGCCAAGACACCCCGCAATTTTCGCCTTGGCACCCGCACCTGTCCTGCTAGGGTCGCGCCGTTCCCAGCCAGCAGGTCCCCCAGATGAGTTTCGATGCCCCCGTGAACCGCCGCAACACCCACTGCGTCAAGTGGGACGGGATGCAGTCCGCCTACGGCGTCAGCCCCGAGGACGGTATCCCGATGTGGGTCGCCGACATGGAATTCCGCGCCCCCGACGTGATTCAGGACGCGGTACAGAACATGCGCGACCACGGCGTCTACGGCTACTTCGGCAACCCAACACCCTACACCGACGCGATCCGCTGGTGGATGCAGACCCGCCACGGCTGGCAGGTCGAGGCGGACGCCATCTTCACCACCCACGGCCTCGTCAACGGCACCGGTCTCTGCGTCGACGCCTACACCGCCCCGGGCGACGCCGTCGTCCTGTTTACCCCGGTCTACCACGCCTTCGCCCGCGTCATCAAAGCGGCCGGGCGGGAAGTCCGGTCCTGCGAACTGGTCAACGCAGATGGCCGTTACGAGATGGACTTCGACACCTACGACACCCAGATGACCGGGACCGAGCGGATGGTCATCCTCTGCTCGCCCCACAACCCCGGCGGCCGCGTCTGGTCGCGGGCAGAACTGCAGCAGGTCGCGGCCTTCGCCAAACGCCACGACCTCGTGCTGGTCAGCGACGAGATCCACCACGACCTGCTGATGCCCGGCCAGACCCATATCCCGATGGCCAGCAT from Loktanella sp. M215 includes the following:
- a CDS encoding GTPase; protein product: MGFKMGIVGLPNVGKSTLFNALTRTAAAQAANFPFCTIEPNVGDVAVPDARLDKLAGIAGSKQIIPTRMTFVDIAGLVKGASKGEGLGNQFLANIRECDAIAHVLRCFEDDDITHVEGRVDPVSDAEVIETELMLSDLESIEKRLANLQRKVRGGDKDAGQ
- the trpA gene encoding tryptophan synthase subunit alpha → MSRIDAKFADLNARGQKAFVAYVMAGDPTYDTSLAIVKGLPAAGVDIIELGLPFTDPMADGTTIQLAGQRALAGHMTLDKTLAIARSLRETDDTTPIVLMGYYNPIYSRGVPLFLEQAKAAGIDGLIIVDLPPEEDEELCLPAQAAGLNFIRLATPTTDDKRLPKVLTNTSGFLYYVSVTGITGTASAQTADVAPEVARIKSHTDLPVIVGFGIKTPEAAHAIAEVADGAVVGSAIVEKIGAGESVADVLAFVKTLADGCHSA
- the def gene encoding peptide deformylase, whose amino-acid sequence is MRTVVPWPHPVLRTPAADVAEITDEIRALWSDMIAVMEAMPGVGLAAVQLGVPLRLAVVDASTARGQAVRMANPEILHASVEFRDHEEASPCLPGVSAMVKRPRAVTVRFMDEASATVERDFVGLWAVSVQHQIDHLAGQMYFDRLTKLKRDMLLKRAAKRRG
- the def gene encoding peptide deformylase, with product MTRPILTVPHDALRAICAPVTHFDAALAALTEEMFAAMYAAPGRGLAAPQIGVLSRVFVMDATWKTGDHTPRVFINAEILTADPALVVNEEACLSIPQQTVAVPRPRAVRLRWQDLQGGVHEGDFDGTDAVIVQHERDHLDGILCTDYVDLP
- the def gene encoding peptide deformylase, which translates into the protein MTIRPILIHPDPRLKKVTDPVGAVTAELRTLADDMLETMYNAPGIGLAAPQVGVMSRVLVMDCVKDETQPARPMVLLNPQVTWVSEALSTYEEGCLSIPEQYADVERPAEVEVRWMDLEGATQTERFSGLWATCVQHEIDHLDGKLFIDYLKPLRRQMITRKMQKLKRERARA
- a CDS encoding MalY/PatB family protein is translated as MSFDAPVNRRNTHCVKWDGMQSAYGVSPEDGIPMWVADMEFRAPDVIQDAVQNMRDHGVYGYFGNPTPYTDAIRWWMQTRHGWQVEADAIFTTHGLVNGTGLCVDAYTAPGDAVVLFTPVYHAFARVIKAAGREVRSCELVNADGRYEMDFDTYDTQMTGTERMVILCSPHNPGGRVWSRAELQQVAAFAKRHDLVLVSDEIHHDLLMPGQTHIPMASIDGIADRLVMMTAATKTFNIAGSHTGNVIIPDPALRAPFAARMHALGTSPNSFGLHMTTAAYSAQGAAWVDDLCAYLDDNRRLFEAGVNAIPGVHAMPLEATYLAWVDFAGTGMSQDEVIRRVQQDARIAPNHGETFGKGGDSFLRFNFGAPRAQIEDAVDRLQKAFADLQ